One Pocillopora verrucosa isolate sample1 chromosome 10, ASM3666991v2, whole genome shotgun sequence genomic window carries:
- the LOC131787092 gene encoding protein timeless homolog, with protein sequence MESLNDLGDYLNTEIVCTLAGLGYSEGNDYYKSPDCLESLKDLVRFLRRDDTTCEIRRQLGYSEVLQNDLVAILKSCSSKEGEIFDMVIRLMVNLTQPAVLCFENKIPDDKTGQHYYLDLVTQLQAYKEAFTAKEVMSVIGRELGRLLQMEWDDRLEEDSLLIERILLLIRNILHIPANKQAEKRTDDDASIHDQVIWNLHTNGIDDLLLFVACSPDERRWSMHILEIVSLMLREQNPESLAKAGEGRSRSEKKDDERQLEIIRQQELAEKLNNARKFSGRHSRFGGTFYVQNMKSINDKNQLVYHRPLAEVKNMSFDHNKTAPKKRKKQLLAKEMGEERRSTLSIRLFLKNFCKEFLQNCYNPLMNIVKDNIKHGRSQENDESYFLWAMRFFMEFSRHHDFRVDYISETLSVVTFTDLLNVIVKFYDGLESNKSEASIWGRRLHLAIQAYKELLINLTFMDKSEDGSLQENTKIIKGNIFYTPEYRDTFLSLIRKFNMTIQTKSYLQDLIEAFHIFLKMLEKYCSGKTHIVVKKKKKISKKKKRNPPSVPVNLTPEESEEKWQELASDLSATLQGHAGDIPDSVVPFDAASEIPVDEQKTNALSQIQQFLRGHLCREAVAMLRAARDVWPEDDHFGSVGISAEDEFMCLSDIFKMDLPSVLVRTENEVEEEDEEETKPEDEEMAAVQTHEVEFSIQDFLNKLATPALLQPYCWLLKYYKENKDTTNHAIIKMLHRVAVDLKTPAMLFQLSLFCTFQKILFDPAANQYKEMVKFSRYIVSKFFELLPKNPALVAELVLWKSSGDCYEIVEGYGSLALRNASQSSSVWTFEEEEELHELYKEHKGSDDLVDTIMEKMSSDTKSRRQIMNKLVAMKLVLSRKELTKRPVKKGVWPEEEVEQLRALYEEYKNSLEQQDIVEKMMEHMLNGSRTRRQVINQLVNLGLVEDRKMLHKKRTKGDKRKQKNNGFIVDDEDEGSDSEGGDAVEEGFDHPFSDEEESTSDDDDEEEADISEGSLNNIITKLTSTGLKEQLLWIQSKLLRTADDRESTDKEKWQPLPLVTITEENEEALGNKLFRQALKKIGLKPPANEQETFWRIPTRLSPERLRMAAKDLEGTGTGDNEEADNTDPVTPSAGSKSKSRKKALAALAAAARENNGSASRRKRKERKRTGLENRRRGGKDWRKTVSGVAPDDNPGHDSDSEGAGELKSTAEKEPRSPSSPGAQNSADKKESSKRGKRRVRGLDDSDEDDTESERGLHDGHGELNASLDDKENKATSGNAAASNSDLEYSRNISDSEDVNYNPSGVRHTEAGKKRARDDDSDGPSDDDDDDEKFNLPLNSHKKARRIVVDDDDDEE encoded by the exons ATGGAAAGTCTAAACGATCTGGGAGATTACCTCAACACGGAAATCGTATGTACCCTTGCAGGTCTTGGGTATTCAGAAGGCAATGACTATTACAAAAGTCCAGATTGTCTTG AGAGTCTTAAGGACCTTGTTAGGTTTTTACGCCGTGATGACACCACCTGTGAGATAAGACGTCAACTGGGATATTCAGAAGTATTGCAAAAT GATCTTGTTGCCATTCTTAAGAGTTGTTCATCTAAGGAAGGAGAAATATTTGATATGGTTATAAG gtTAATGGTAAACTTAACTCAGCCGGCTgtgctttgctttgaaaataagATTCCTGATGACAAAACAGGCCAACATTACTACTTGGATCTTGTTACTCAGCTGCAGGCCTATAAAGAG GCATTTACAGCAAAAGAGGTGATGTCAGTTATTGGACGCGAGCTGGGAAGGCTGCTTCAGATg GAATGGGATGACAGGCTAGAAGAAGACTCCCTATTGATTGAGAGAATTCTGTTGTTGATAAGAAACATTCTCCACATACCAGCAAATAAGCAAGCAGAAAAG AGAACAGATGATGATGCCAGCATCCATGATCAAGTTATATG GAATCTCCACACTAATGGAATTGATGATCTTCTTCTCTTTGTGGCATGTTCCCCAGATGAG AGGCGATGGAGTATGCATATATTAGAAATTGTTTCACTGATGCTCAGAGAACAG AACCCAGAGAGTTTGGCAAAAGCTGGTGAGGGAAGATCAAGAAGTGAAAAGAAGGATGATGAAAG GCAGCTTGAGATCATTCGGCAGCAAGAACTTGCAGAAAAGTTAAACAATGCAAGGAAATTTTCAGGAAG ACATTCCAGATTTGGCGGAACATTCTATGTCCAGAATATGAAATCcataaatgataaaaatcagCTTGTATATCACAGACCACTTGCTG AGGTGAAAAACATGAGTTTTGACCATAACAAAACAGCACCTAAGAAGAGGAAAAAGCAACTGCTTGCTAAAGAAATGGGAGAAGAAAGGAGATCTACTTTGAGCATAAG gctgtttttaaagaatttttgtaaGGAGTTTCTGCAAAATTGCTACAATCCACTCATGAACATTGTAAAG GATAATATCAAACATGGGAGATCTCAAGAAAATGATGAATCTTACTTCTTATGGGCAATGAG GTTTTTCATGGAATTCAGCAGACATCATGACTTTCGAGTGGATTATATCAG TGAAACGCTCAGTGTGGTGACCTTTACTGACCTTTTAAATGTCATAGTCAAGTTTTATGATGGCTTGGAATCAAACAAGAGTGAAGCCTCTATATGGGGGCGTAG GCTTCACCTTGCAATTCAAGCTTATAAAGAATTGTTGATCAACCTAACATTCATGGATAAGTCTGAGGATGGAAGTCTGCAAGAAAATACCAAGATTATTAAAG GAAATATTTTCTACACACCAGAATACAGAGATACCTTTCTGAGTCTTATAAGGAAGTTTAACATGACAATACAGACAAA GAGCTACCTGCAAGACTTGATTGAAGCTTTCCATATTTTCTTGAAGATGTTAGAAAAGTACTGCTCTGGAAAAACTCACATTGTAGTCAAG aaaaagaagaaaatttcaaaaaagaagaaaagaaatccgCCATCAG TTCCAGTAAACTTGACACCAGAGGAAAGTGAAGAGAAGTGGCAGGAACTGGCTTCTGATCTCTCAGCCACACTTCAAGGACATGCAGGGGACATTCCTGATTCAGTTGTTCCCTTTGATGCTGCCTCAGAAATCCCTGTTGATGAACAAAA GACAAATGCTTTATCCCAAATTCAACAGTTTCTTAGAGGTCATCTTTGCAGAGAGGCTGTGGCAATGCTCAGGGCGGCCAG AGATGTTTGGCCAGAGGATGATCATTTTGGTTCAGTTGGAATCAGTGCAGAGGATGAGTTCATGTGTTTGTCTGATATCTTCAAAATGGATCTTCCCTCCG TACTTGTTAGAACTGAGAATGAAgtggaagaagaagatgaagaggaAACCAAGCCAG AAGATGAAGAGATGGCAGCAGTGCAGACACATGAAGTGGAGTTCAGCATCCAGGACTTTTTGAACAA ACTTGCCACTCCAGCTCTTCTCCAACCATACTGCTGGCTTTTGAAATATTACAAAGAGAACAAGGACACAACAAATCATGCCATTATCAAGATGCTTCACAGAGTTGCTGTTGACCTCAAGACACCTGCCATGCTGTTTCAGTTGTCTCTGTTTTGCACCTTCCAAAAGATTCTCTTTGATCCAGCAGCAAATCAATACAAA GAAATGGTTAAGTTTTCTCGGTACATTGTTTCCAAGTTTTTTGAGTTGTTACCCAAGAACCCTGCACTAGTAGCTGAGCTTGTGTTGTGGAAGAGTTCCGGAGACTGTTACGAGATAGTGGAGGGTTACGGTAGTTTAGCtctgag AAATGCCAGTCAAAGTTCCTCAGTGTGGACATTTGAGGAGGAGGAAGAGTTACATGAACTTTATAAGGAACATAAAGGCTCGGATG ATCTTGTAGATACCATCATGGAAAAGATGTCGAGTGATACCAAGAGCAGGCGACAG ATCATGAACAAGCTTGTTGCAATGAAGCTGGTTTTAAGCAGAAAGGAATTGACCAA AAGGCCAGTTAAGAAAGGAGTATGGCCTGAGGAAGAAGTTGAACAGCTACGAGCTTTGTATGAGGAATATAAGAATTCATTAGAACAACAAG atatTGTGGAGAAGATGATGGAGCATATGCTGAATGGCTCACGGACGAGACGTCAG GTTATAAACCAACTGGTGAATTTGGGACTCGTCGAGGACCGAAAGATGCTTCATAAGAAAAGGACGAAAGGagataaaaggaaacaaaagaataatGGATTTATCGTG gATGACGAGGATGAAGGCAGTGATAGTGAAG gTGGCGATGCCGTCGAGGAAGGCTTTGATCATCCGTTTTCTGATGAAGAAGAATCAAcatctgatgatgatgatgaagaagaggCTGATATCAGTGAAGGATCCCTGAATAACATCATTACCAAACTGACAAGCACAG gGTTGAAGGAGCAGTTACTGTGGATTCAATCCAAACTTCTCAGGACAGCTGATGATAGAGAAAGCACAG ATAAGGAGAAATGGCAGCCACTTCCCTTGGTGACGATCACAGAGGAAAACGAGGAGGCCCTGGGTAACAAGCTCTTCAGGCAAGCACTTAAGAAAATTGGACTGAAGCCCCCAGCTAATGAACAG GAAACATTCTGGAGAATTCCAACAAGGCTCAGCCCAGAAAGGCTACGAATGGCTGCTAAGGACCTTGAAGGGACTGGTACTGGTGATAACGAAGAAG CCGACAATACAGATCCTGTGACACCGTCAGCCGGTAGTAAGAGTAAGTCACGTAAAAAGGCTTTAGCTGCCCTTGCCGCCGCGGCACGGGAAAACAACGGATCGGCGTCAAGGCGGAAGCGAAAAGAACGCAAACGGACTGGACTGGAAAACAGGAGACGAGGTGGAAAAGATTGGAGAAAAACAGTGAGTGGTGTGGCACCAGACGATAACCCCGGCCATGACAGTGACAG TGAAGGTGCAGGTGAATTAAAGAGCACGGCTGAAAAAGAACCTCGATCTCCCTCATCCCCAGGGGCACAAAATAGCGCCGACAAGAAAGAGTCTTCAAAACGAGGTAAACGCCGAGTTAGAGGGCTGGATGATAGTGATGAAGATGATACTGAATCAGAAAGAGGCCTTCACGATGGACATGGCGAGTTAAACGCGAGTCTAGATGATAAGGAAAATAAGGCTACTAGCGGGAATGCTGCTGCGTCGAATAGTGATTTAGAATACAGCAGAAATATTTCTGATTCAGAGGATGTTAATTACAACCCCAGTGGGGTCAGACACACTGAGGCTGGCAAGAAAAGAGCAAGAGATGATGACAGTGATGGACctagtgatgatgatgatgacgacgagAAATTTAACTTGCCATTGAATTCTCACAAAAAAGCCAGGCGTATTGTTGttgacgatgatgacgatgaagagTGA